The DNA sequence ttccacccacttttctttatcttttccactattttatacatatttcttaacctccatgCCGagaccaaacgtaaagaattggctgggacggagcgAGTAAATTTTACTTaagacatactccctccgtcccactagATTCTTTACATCGTAGAACGTAatctcgacacgcattttaaggcccTCGTTAAGTATATTTAcacaatttatttttgaaatgtttttttctaaattaaaatttagacgttgaatttttattaagaaaaagaacatttaaaaaaattcatgcaCTTATATgaaagtcttaaaatgcgtgttgtAAAGAACCTgcagggacggagggagtataatttatgtCATGCCTAAGTTATGCTACATGATACTAGGTTAATTTATGTTATACTGTATGTTACTGTAATAAACTATGTCACCCCCTTAAACAACATGCATTTTTTTGAAAACATCATACAGAAATTAGCAGTGCTAcaatgaagaagaagatcagaTATTTACAATGATTTTTTTGGCTTCCTCGGTAATCCAACTGCCCTTCCTTGGTCACAAAGTACTTTATGCACATCATCTGGAAGAAGTTCACAGAAAGTAGAAGGCAATAACTTTTGCATAAATACATGACAATCATGTGACTTCATGCCTTGAAATTTTAACTGGGATCTCTTACAACACCTTGAAAAACCATCTGGGAGTTTCACTCGATGCACCCAATTACATAGCAATTTTAACTGATCCTGGGTTAGGTTATATCTAGCTTTTGGCTTGCGTGTACCATTAAGCCACAACTCTTGCATGATGCCCATTGCTTCCAAGTCCTTTCCCGATCTTATGGTATCTTTTCTTTTTACGCTATCAAGAATAGTATGAAAAATGTTAACAAACACATTTTTCTCCGTGTGCATGACATCAATGTAATGACGAAGACGCAAGGAATTCCAATATGGCAAGTCAAAAAAGCAAGTGACATGCGTCCAGTTATGCCAATCTCCAAATCCAATTGTCCTTTCCTTGGAATGTTGTTTTCCAGGTTGTGGAAAAATTATACTATCAAGTTTGTTGCGAATAACACAACCTTTCATCCGATTTTTTCTCCGTTTATCTAAAAACCCGTTATGCAACCCATAAAAACTTGACTTCCTACTGTGTGGCAGTTGTTTGGCTTTAACTCCACCCATACACACATGACAAGCCATTTTCCCGTGAGTTGACCATCCACTAACTATTCCCAACCCAAGAAAGTCACTTATAGTCCATAATAGGGATGCTCGCATCATAAAATTAGTCTTCGCAGAAGCATTAAATGTCTCCACACAAACATTCCATAAAGTGATCAACTCATCAATTAGAGGCCTGAGATAAACATTCAAATTCTTTCCTAGATCATTCGGCCCGGGTACCAGCAGTGTCATGAACATATATGGATCCTTTGTCACCATAGTGTGTGGAAGTTTGTACACAAGTAGCACAACGGGCCATACTAAGTAAACAGTAGATGTAGCATTGTTGTACGGGGGAAATCCATCGGTTGCAAGGCCAAGTTTTACATTACGAATCTCCGCTGAAAAATCAGGATAATTCGTATCGAACTCTTTCCGTTCTTTTCCATCTACAGGATAAGTGAGAACCCCTTTGGTCACAATTCTGTTTTTGTGATACTTCATATGTGCAACCGTGCGGGTAGACATGTACAAACGCTGCAAATGGTCAGTGATTTTGAAATGTCTAAAAATCTTTCTTGGAACAACATTATTCCCAGCATTTGTTGTAGCTTTATATCGACTCAATTTACAATACTTGCAATTTCTTATATCTTTATCACTGCCATagaacaacatacaatcattctcgcatgcatgtattttttcaTATGCCAAAGTACTCAACCTTTTAACCTTCTTCTTAACAACATAATAGTTGAGAGGAAGCTTATGTTTATCGGCCGGGAACACATCTCCAAGCAAAAAGAGCAGCTCATCAAAAGCTTTATCACTACATTTGTTGCGATTCTTCCAATGTAGTAATTTCGTAACAAACTTCAATTGAGAATATTTGAGATTGCCCGGGTATATTGGCTTACCCACTTTATTCACattatctaaaaaaattgaTGCTTGCTCATTCAGGTCCTCGTGGCTACTATTTTCCGCTCcaaatccccccccccccccccggccAATAGCATCCATAAATATTTCATATTCATCAAACACATCCTCACGATCATCCATTTGTTCATTTCTTGACGCACTAGCTTCCCCATGAATGCACCATATAGTATAACTCTCAAGAAAACTGGTTGCAAATAAGTGGAACTCAACATCGGGAATGAGTTGGTATAATTGATTCCGACATGTATTTCAAggacaattaattaaaagattCGGATCATTCGGTTTACTAGAATTGCTTCGCGCAAATGCCAAAAAATATGTAAACCCCTCATTATAATCATCCGTAAAACTATATTCACCGGGTTTTATTCGCTTAGAGATCCAACTACGATCCGGAGAcatctataaataataaataacaaaattgcaGTAATAAATAtgcacacaaacacacatataaatattgaaaaattatattaatcttaATATAATATAGAAGATCCAAATTTCTACAATTTAAATGGAGAAGATAGAAACTAAATACTTACAAGAACGATTGATGCAAGTGATGATTGTAATttgttatatcatattttttggtCAGGAGcatattttttggttttgatAGTAAGGGGAAATGATGTTGGAGAGAAAGAGGCAGTAGGTGCCGGGGATATATGGTAAGATACGACGGAATTATCATGTCCGTCATAAGTTCtgcttaaaaaattaatatcctACCATTTGATTTAAATGCGGGAAGGTGGGAGTTAATGAGTTAGGTAAACTTACGACGGCGTAATTACAACGGAAAGAAAAcccattttattttcattttttgtctTTAATTAGCTAAATATGTTAAATTACGACGGTTTCATTACGacggaaaaaataaaatttatcattctcatttattttccgtttttaaacaaatatatttatataattatatgaacttACGACGGAGTAATTACGACGGAAAAGAAAACCATTTTATTTCCATTTTCATTTTGTCTTTAATTAGCTAAATATGTtgataaaatatcaaaagataAAGTTGATGATCAAAACGAGGAACGAAACGATGATTTCTATGAGTAGGAGAGCGAGATTGAAATCGCCCATCGAGTTAGGGTTTGAATAGAGTTGTTAGATTTGGATTGTGCTCGGGGTTTCTCCAGTGGGATGTGAGAAACGACGAAACATGGAAATGTTACCGACAGAGCATACCAACTTGTTTTTTTATAGTGTTGAGGGTTGATTTCTGAGttgtttttagttgattttgtagTTGCTTTTGTGATATTAATACTGGCCCCGCAGGGGTACGGATTTTCATGAaactaaatgtaattttcagcATTTGCAACCATttgattttagttgattttgtagTTGCTTTTGTGATCACCATTTGCAAccacttgcaacttattatgcaactaaatgtaattttcagctgacattttcaaagttgcatttctgattgcatatatggtttagggatgggcacgggggcacttcggggtcggggagtgctatccccgcccccgatccccgaattcaataCCTATCCCcaaccccgccccgaaccccgaacggggattcttttcctccccgatccccgccccgaacggggaacggggatccccgcggggatttggggaattttagtttttaataaaaaataataattttataatatataatatactctttcaattaaaaaacaaactactaactcataatatactaataaaataatattatctcatatttataacatcaaatcatattaaaattgatttataatataaataaacgacaattttaaaattattaaatatattatattgcaatataataataatcgatcaataaaaattaagattatttttttaaattttaataatattataaaagatatctatttttaataataaatttagtataatatatatatatatatataaatatattattatttacatataaaaaattatttttttacaatatataCAATCGGGGTCAAagatcggggcggggagacacgAAACCCCgcccccgccccgatccccgaattttttataaaatcttcCCCGCTCCCCTCCCacgaaaaattccccgaatccccgacccgaatggggcggggatcggatcgggatCGAGCAGGGCGGGGTAAATGCCCATCACTGATATGGTTGCTAGCAGTTGCAGGtatagttgcatatgcaaccaccgtatttttgcaaatattttcacgAACATAGTATTTTGAGAAAAGGTCCCAATGTCAAATTTAGAGTTAAAATGCCCGAAATAACATAACTCGAAAAAATGGCCCCGGCCTATCATTTGAAGACGGCACATCGTGTAACGTTATTAAACAACATTCAAAACGCAAGATAGACTTGTGTTGGACacttttgattattattttttcttttttaaaaataatattgataaCTCATATTAAAATTGCGTTTTACACCCAAAACACAACTTAAAGTTACGTTTTgaactataaaatatatataaaaatgggtaatcaataataaattaacaattatAACGTAAATTAACATTGCAGGGTTCATATTTgagttttagaatgattaatttatacctgaaattaaattgactaatggttagggtttaggattgagggtttaTTTGAAGCTTTAGGGCCGACCCTATAGCCGAGGAACCagtctaataaaataataattgaaacgTAAATTAACAGTCGTTAATCTTTTAGGGTTCATATTTGggttttaaaatgattaatttatacttgaaattaaattgactaatggttagggtttaggacctaaaccctaatttaatTCGAGGCTTTGCCGCGAGGTCCTAAAGCCGAGGAACCAgtctaataaataaataattaaaatgtaaattaacaattgttaatattttaggaTTCACAAATTAggttttaaaatgattaatttagaCTTTAGAATATTTTAACGAGAAAATGACAATACAAGTTAAGTCTATCGAGAAGAGGGAAAGTGGATGATGTGGAGCAACCTTCTTGCAGAAGTTAAAAACGTGAGATTAACTCATGTTTTAGAAGTTGAGCGTAGCATGAATTAACGTTTGCAAATTGAAAAGGCCCAGCCCAACTAAACTGAATGCTGAGTGATTGAAAACGCCAACCGAATTGGCGTGTCAGTCTAAATGCTGAATGAATTACGTTTTGCTGTGATATTCGGGGTTATTTTAATGCAACGTGACTGTGAGagtcatattattaattaatgtgACTGTGAGGATCTACACCCCAGTAATTTTtgcaagttgttttaaaaagtgacaatatttttgtaaatattcttttaaacttggttatttataaaaaattcctaaaatatatgaatatttattCAGTGTTCACAAAATTTTAAGGTAATTAATGAATTCGAATGTTTTTTATGaagattattttataaaatataacagTTCTGTGATGAAAATCCAGCGGCAATCTGAACTATACAGGCACGATCCTAAAAATCCATATTGTTAAGATATTATAAACATGCATGAAAAGATCAGATGCAGGCAGGTGGACTGGTATGCTGAAGAATAGGTACCTCTAAAACTATAGATACATGTAATCAAGAATTTAAGCTTGATCATCTAAAGTTGATTAGAGAGCTCCAAGGGGCCTGgaaatatatatagtaaataGCAACTAACACACTTAATAAACAACGAGATATTCATGAAAGATTGCAGGCATAGCATCATGAGCAATCAGCCTTAAAATTGTCAGCAGAGTGACTGCTCGTGATGTTATATCGTCAATCTCTGGCTATATTTTAGCTTCTTAGTTGATTTTCCTAGCAGGGCTGCCATGGCCTTGATTCAATGGAAACCGCCGCCTCCGAGAGCTGCAGGACCCCAATAATCAGCTCCATTGTCACTCTCGACTTGGAGTGTGCATGATACTGGAACAAGGCACAACCCTCTGCTCTTTAGGTCCTTCTTTGTCTCTTCATCTGGTTTCTGCTAGAAGCAATGTCAACAAAATTTGAATGAGCAAATGAAGTAAGATACATAAAATTAGGACAAAGAGCTTTTGCAACatttggtaaaaaaattattttcaaataaaacgtTTAATTActatctactccctccgtcccattttaactgatttttatttttttacacttattttaagtggttaaaaaatcacatctaaatatgattattctttataaaatttatatcaaataaaagtagaTTCAATTcagaatctaaactttttttGATTTATCTAAACGTTTTTTTGATAAGAACTGAAATTTTTATTGAGTATAGTAGATATTGTATTTCACGgctcaatatacgtgtcaaaaagttaAATATCACTTAAAATGTGACAGAGCGAGGAAGGAGTGCCAATTTCATTTGAGAAAcatattaattatcaattttgTGCCTCTAGCCTTTTTCATATATATCAAGTACCTGATCTGGAGCGGTTTTCCTCTTGAGGCCGTTATTATCATTCAGCAGCTGAACGAAATCAAAAATCCGAAAAATGAATTAGCAAATTGATCGGTAGATTTAAAAGGACCAACTTTAGTGTacgtaattttaatattttttcatataaaatgtATTAAAGTGCTTATAAAGCTGGAGCCACATTTGCGCTTTCATATTTTCTTTACAGTGAGTAGACAGTAAGCTTTAAAGCTTTTTGAATTTGTACAAGTACAAGCTAGCTATCAGCTAACCACATTTGGTGTGCATGTCTTTTAAATGGTAATGGATCCAATAAAGcatgtatttatttaaaaagtaataCCTGACCAGGGTCATCCGGAAATAAACAATTCCTCTCCCCTTGAACCTGCATAATTAACACAGTTAAATCTCGAAAAATAAATATCCCAAACATGATTATTTAGTTATGAAAGTAAAATAAATAGTaggtaataaattatttatttgatgagattatttgatttttaaattttcgataTTCTACTTTGCAGGTAGTCTGCAGTAGCTATTTAAAGAGAATGGAGAGAATCAAAAAATATTGTAATGGAGATAGAGCATGCTGATTTTGCATGGGGAGATGTGATATAGATAAAATAAAAGTGTACTTCATTTTGAGAGCTTACAGAA is a window from the Daucus carota subsp. sativus chromosome 8, DH1 v3.0, whole genome shotgun sequence genome containing:
- the LOC135148326 gene encoding uncharacterized protein LOC135148326, which codes for MDDREDVFDEYEIFMDAIGRGGGGGFGAENSSHEDLNEQASIFLDNVNKVGKPIYPGNLKYSQLKFVTKLLHWKNRNKCSDKAFDELLFLLGDVFPADKHKLPLNYYVVKKKVKRLSTLAYEKIHACENDCMLFYGSDKDIRNCKYCKLSRYKATTNAGNNVVPRKIFRHFKITDHLQRLYMSTRTVAHMKYHKNRIVTKGVLTYPVDGKERKEFDTNYPDFSAEIRNVKLGLATDGFPPYNNATSTVYLVWPVVLLVYKLPHTMVTKDPYMFMTLLVPGPNDLGKNLNVYLRPLIDELITLWNVCVETFNASAKTNFMMRASLLWTISDFLGLGIVSGWSTHGKMACHVCMGGVKAKQLPHSRKSSFYGLHNGFLDKRRKNRMKGCVIRNKLDSIIFPQPGKQHSKERTIGFGDWHNWTHVTCFFDLPYWNSLRLRHYIDVMHTEKNVFVNIFHTILDSVKRKDTIRSGKDLEAMGIMQELWLNGTRKPKARYNLTQDQLKLLCNWVHRVKLPDGFSRCCKRSQLKFQGMKSHDCHVFMQKLLPSTFCELLPDDVHKVLCDQGRAVGLPRKPKKSL